A genomic segment from Anabas testudineus chromosome 6, fAnaTes1.2, whole genome shotgun sequence encodes:
- the LOC113166016 gene encoding endonuclease domain-containing 1 protein-like — protein sequence MYVYRADRVLTCLLVIMTAGAEVQDNFSPECKQFLYMGTQPRGLEEQPFKKICQYYSGKPRFVTLYDAFNHIPVYSAYTFKRSDGSKKVDVPWMYEPQLSTASGSREMQQFPSENVHKSFEDAQAVLDDYSDSVIFERGQLNPDEHQAHPDDKAATYTLTNVVPQVREFNIGPWKNHEHTIRRRLNNYCRGTAYMIAGVTTSGHTIRRHNINRLGIPTYLWSAYCCVDFDHNAPFSERAKFPAFAAHGLNARENNKVQEMTVQQLEDFLKRVTYVSSSFQIFYDNCVALNSPNIALHQP from the exons ATGTATGTCTACAGAGCAGATCGAGTGCTCACCTGTCTGCTTGTCATCATGACAGCAGGAGCTGAGGTGCAGGACAACTTCTCACCAGAGTGTAAACAGTTCCTCTACATGGGCACACAGCCTCGAGGCCTGGAGGAGCAGCCTTTTAAAAAGATCTGCCAGTACTACTCAGGTAAACCACGATTTGTGACTCTGTATGACGCCTTCAACCACATCCCTGTTTATTCTGCGTACACCTTCAAGCGCTCGGATGGCTCTAAGAAGGTTGATGTTCCTTGGATGTATGAACCACAG CTGTCCACAGCGTCTGGCTCCAGAGAGATGCAGCAGTTCCCTTCAGAAAACGTGCACAAGAGTTTTGAAGATGCTCAAGCTGTTCTTGATGACTACTCGGACAGTGTAATCTTTGAACGTGGGCAACTAAACCCAGATGAGCACCAGGCGCACCCTGATGACAAAGCGGCCACCTACACCCTGACGAACGTGGTGCCTCAGGTCAGAGAGTTCAACATCGGACCCTGGAAAAACCATGAGCACACCATCCGCAGACGGCTCAACAACTACTGCCGTGGTACTGCCTACATGATCGCCGGGGTCACCACCTCGGGACACACAATTCGGCGTCATAACATCAACCGCCTGGGCATCCCCACATACCTCTGGTCAGCCTACTGTTGCGTGGATTTTGACCACAATGCACCATTCTCCGAGCGTGCAAAGTTTCCTGCGTTTGCAGCTCATGGGCTCAACGCCAGGGAGAATAATAAGGTTCAGGAGATGACGGTGCAACAGCTGGAGGACTTTCTCAAGAGGGTAACTTATGTTAGCAGCTCATTCCAGATCTTCTATGACAACTGTGTGGCTCTTAACAGTCCAAACATCGCTCTGCACCAACCTTGA
- the pus7 gene encoding pseudouridylate synthase 7 homolog produces the protein MADSELLQVADQLGEKRSCPADEEESKPSKKPKVDNDHGNGGPPRQQDEEEEEEPEGEASEEEEDGQTFADMMKHGLTELDVGILKYVSDHEGFSGILKERYSDFVVHEINKQGKTVHLDDLSIPADSEEVPEAQPQPNELDVLTEEQKKQLGELQLFKNKEGDVSIEVMDDTKEKRTLVHKAIKTQFPGLETKTEERDGHKFIVAYHAAGKKALAAPRKHFWPKNRGSFCHFVLYKENKDTMDAINVLSKFLRLRPNMFSYMGTKDKRAITVQEIAVLKITAERLAHLNKCLMNLKVGNFCYKNHPLKLGELQGNHFTVVIRNISGTDEQVHQAMSSLKQTGFINYYGMQRFGTTAVPTQNVGRAILRNDWNEVIDLILKPRPGAEKEFMVRCREEWAKTQDPEAALKKLPNKRCVEGQLLRGLSMYGKKNIVTAFGLIPRNNRLMYIHSYQSVVWNTMVSRRIEAFGLKAVEGDLVLKGTTAHVLSAENAESYSIHDIVMPLPGFDVIYPTHHVGKGYRELLAADGLDIDNMRHKVKDYSLAGAYRRVIIRPSDVSWEVIQYDDPRISLVHSDFEKLESKPAPVFNKEGKYRALRMEFSLPPSTYATMAIREVLKLDTSIKKQTQLNTTWFN, from the exons ATGGCCGATTCAGAGCTTTTGCAGGTTGCTGACCAACTTGGAGAAAAGAGAAGTTGTCCGGCGGACGAAGAGGAATCCAAACCATCTAAGAAACCAAAAGTTGACAACGATCATGGGAATGGAGGTCCTCCACGCCAacaagatgaggaggaggaggaggaacctGAGGGGGAAGcgagtgaggaagaggaggatgggCAGACCTTTGCTGATATGATGAAGCATGGCCTCACGGAGTTAGATGTGGGCATCCTGAAGTATGTCAGCGACCATGAGGGCTTTTCAGGAATCCTGAAGGAAAG ATATTCTGATTTTGTGGTGCATGAAATCAACAAACAAGGCAAAACTGTGCATTTAGACGATCTCTCTATTCCTGCCGACAGTGAG GAGGTCCCAGAAGCTCAGCCGCAGCCAAATGAACTTGATGTGCTCACTGAAGAGCAGAAAAAGCAGCTTGGggagctgcagcttttcaagAATAAAGAGGGCGACGTCTCCATCGAG GTGATGGATGATACAAAAGAGAAACGGACGCTAGTTCACAAAGCCATCAAGACTCAGTTTCCTGGTCTGGAGACTAAGACAGAAGAGAGGGATGGTCACAAGTTCATAGTGGCGTATCACGCAGCTGGGAAGAAAGCCTTAGCAG CTCCAAGGAAACACTTTTGGCCCAAAAACCGTGGCAGTTTCTGCCACTTTGTCCTGTACAAAGAGAACAAGGACACAATGGATGCCATCAATGTGCTTTCGAAGTTCCTCAG GCTCAGGCCCAACATGTTTTCCTACATGGGAACCAAGGACAAAAGAGCCATCACTGTGCAGGAGATTGCTGTTCTTAA GATCACAGCAGAGAGGTTGGCTCACCTCAACAAGTGCCTCATGAACCTCAAGGTGGGAAACTTCTGCTACAAAAACCACCCTCTAAAGCTGGGGGAGCTGCAGGGAAATCACTTTACTGTGGTCATCAG GAATATCTCAGGAACAGATGAGCAGGTCCATCAGGCCATGTCATCCCTCAAGCAGACAGGCTTCATCAACTACTACGGCATGCAGCGCTTCGGCACCACAGCTGTACCTACACAAAATGTTGGCAG GGCTATTTTGAGAAATGACTGGAATGAGGTGATTGATTTGATCCTGAAACCTCGGCCTGGAG CTGAGAAAGAATTCATGGTTCGCTGCAGGGAGGAGTGGGCAAAGACGCAAGATCCAGAGGCAGCCCTGAAGAAGCTGCCCAACAAGCGCTGTGTGGAGGGGCAGCTGCTACGAGGCCTCTCTATGTATGGCAAGAAGAACATCGTCACTGCATTTGGCCTG ATCCCCCGTAACAACCGTCTGATGTACATCCACAGTTACCAGAGTGTGGTGTGGAACACCATGGTGAGCCGCAGGATCGAAGCCTTTGGCCTGAAGGCTGTGGAGGGGGACTTGGTGCTTAAAGGAA CCACAGCACACGTCCTGTCTGCAGAGAATGCAGAGAGTTACTCCATCCATGACATTGTGATGCCACTGCCTGGGTTTGATGTCATCTATCCCACTCACCATG tgggTAAGGGTTACAGAGAGCTGCTTGCTGCAGATGGACTGGACATCGACAACATGAGACACAAAGTGAAGGACTACTCACTGGCTGGAGCATACAGACGAGTCATCATCAGACCCAGTGATGTCAGCTG gGAGGTGATTCAATATGACGACCCCAGGATCTCGCTGGTGCACAGTGATTTTgagaaactggagagcaaaCCTGCTCCGGTCTTCAATAAAG AGGGAAAGTATCGCGCTCTGCGGATGGAgttttctctgcctccttcaaCTTATGCTACAATGGCGATCCGAGAAGTCCTGAAGTTGGACACTAGCAtcaagaaacaaacacagctcaaCACCACCTGGTTCAACTGA
- the aplnr2 gene encoding apelin receptor: protein MDVQTPDADFLTFPSPSPSPFFHCDYTDWSPSFSIIPSVYLLAFLVGCLGNALVLWVYLDRVEGRRTRAGDDKQTGIKHFCCTSTRQENINRAGRAHHDSFPQKKKENCGYSSHSSTSSSSPPSIPRPSRSLTDSLIASLALADLCFLVTLPLWAVYTAMGYHWPFGQPLCQLSSFLTALNMYASVFSLSMLSVERYWVLTGRRHSSHHAPQSFNSRALWILGGVWVLAGVLALPGLLLRSVQEVELDSESGPVFLSCQMDYSMLIGAEVEGAEKERAEMWWAAALSLKSTLIGFLLPLVILLVCYCSLAQLLSRHFGKGPRPDRRRQRRLLRVIVTLVMAFFLCWLPLHVNKTVSMLLEFNYVPYSCSLDQILLAAHPYVTCLAYLNSCLNPVLYAACDPSFRKRCRGVLFTFCRMSRRVEEGTKDEREEGKKSSASPIRIKEETADRTEEVMVTEG from the coding sequence ATGGATGTGCAGACGCCAGATGCAGACTTCCTCACCTtcccttctccctctccctctcccttcttCCACTGCGATTACACCGACTGGtctccctccttctccatcATCCCTTCCGTCTACCTGCTGGCCTTTCTGGTTGGTTGCCTCGGCAATGCCCTGGTGCTCTGGGTCTACCTGGACAGAGTCGAGGGGAGAAGAACCAGAGCTGGGGATGACAAACAAACGGgaatcaaacatttttgttgCACCAGTACCAGacaggagaacattaacagaGCTGGACGCGCTCACCATGACTCTTTTCctcagaagaagaaagaaaactgtggaTACTCCTctcactcctccacctcctcttcgtctcctccctccatccctcgTCCCTCACGCTCGCTGACAGACTCTCTGATAGCCAGCTTAGCTTTAGCTGACCTCTGCTTCCTGGTGACTCTACCTCTGTGGGCAGTCTACACAGCTATGGGCTACCACTGGCCCTTTGGGCAACCCCTCTGCCAACTCAGCAGCTTCCTCACTGCTCTCAACATGTACGCCAGCGTATTCAGCctgagcatgctcagtgtgGAGCGGTACTGGGTTCTGACCGGACGCCGCCACTCCAGCCACCATGCCCCCCAGAGCTTCAACAGCAGGGCTTTATGGATACTTGGGGGAGTGTGGGTGCTGGCGGGAGTCCTGGCATTGCCTGGTTTGCTGCTGCGCTCTGTCCAGGAGGTGGAGCTAGACTCTGAATCTGGACCAGTCTTCCTGTCCTGCCAGATGGATTACTCCATGCTGATAGgagcagaggtggagggggCAGAAAAGGAGAGGGCAGAGATGTGGTGGGCAGCTGCCTTGAGTCTTAAATCAACTCTAATTGGCTTCCTGCTTCCTCTTGTCATTCTACTGGTCTGCTACTGCTCACTGGCCCAGCTTCTGAGCAGACATTTTGGAAAGGGCCCTCGTCCTGATCGCAGGCGTCAACGCCGACTCCTCAGGGTTATTGTCACGTTAGTGATGGCGTTCTTCCTGTGCTGGCTGCCTCTGCATGTTAATAAGACTGTGTCCATGCTGCTGGAGTTTAATTATGTCCCTTACTCTTGCTCTTTAGATCAGATTTTGCTCGCCGCTCACCCTTACGTCACCTGTTTAGCATACCTCAACTCCTGCCTGAACCCTGTCCTGTATGCTGCCTGTGACCCGTCCTTCAGGAAGAGATGCAGAGGTGTTCTCTTCACGTTTTGCAGGATGAGCAGAAGAGTAGAGGAGGGAACAAAggatgaaagagaggaagggaaaaaGAGCTCAGCTTCACCCATAAGAATTAAGGAGGAAACGGCAGATAGGACAGAGGAGGTTATGGTGACTGAAGGGTGA